From the Porites lutea chromosome 5, jaPorLute2.1, whole genome shotgun sequence genome, the window CAATTTCTCAAGCTGGGGCGGAGGAAAGTAGTACTAGTAGCATGGGAACCGAAAAAACCCGGTTTCATTACCTGCGATCATATGACCAGAGATTTAACTAGATTTTAATACTAATATTTCATAGaaccaaaaaacacaaacatcGAGAACAACACAGTGCCACAATCATTATCATAATCGTacaatcattatcatcatcatcatcatcattatcatcatcgtcatcatcgttatcatcgtcatcatcgttaTTAAAACTGTTATTATCTGACTATTGCATATCATTGGCCCACGTCATTGTGCCACAATGACCGctaattttgtgaaaatttcGAATGCCCCAGAACCGACACGAAACAAAATAGATTCATAATGATCAGAAAATGCGCCGTATGCTAAATGTGGCCCATCTGaaataacaaaactaaaaaaatgcaaacacgaAAAGCAAATCTTAAGTATGATGATACTAATTATAACAAATGATTGCATTCTCGAACGTTCATGCTCAACTTCCATCCTCGATGTAAGTTGTAACAAGGCATTTTGCGCCTTTTAATATGACACTTTTTTTAGGGCTGACATTTCCCGTTATACCCTGAGTATTAACTTTACACAGTTTTTTACAAACTTGACCTCTGCGGGTAGGCCACGAAAAGGTTCAAGATCCTTCTTTAACAATGAATGGCGTTATTGTTTAAGATAATTAATGTGTTTACCAAGAGATCGTTTACCAACCTCTTCATTTTTTCAGACACCTACCGTTTGAGTATTCTTCGCTTTGATTGAAAAATTACGGAATTGGATTTGTGAATAGATTCAACATGACTTCATGATGACATCAAAATACGTCATTGTGTCAATCACGGTTTATGCCTAGGTGCTGGAAATAAATAGTAAATTACTCTGTGTTATGGTGGCCGTTTAAAAAGTGGCATTTATATAAATAGTCATCAACACAAATTATCCtcaatagtaataacaataaacaattatcattgttattgttattaatgTTGTTGGTGATGTCGATGATGATACTTATTATTGGGTTTACTCGTACTCCTACCAtccatttcaagtttattacaaagtgcgactaATTCTATTACAGAGTGCGATAGGTATTACAAAGTATGACTGAACAGTGTCTGTAAGATTAAGGTTTTAATAGCCAAGTTGTTTCTctggttaaaggagctgtgtcacgaaatacagccaaattaggaaattacaaaatgcccgttaaattaaccGCTTAAACTTTacaggaaggttaaaataacataacagaaacgacagatgccacggatgagcaaaactgaagaagatcgACTTGAACTAAGGGTTTTGAAAAATGTTCAgcccaacagtttttcaaagttgatccctgctgcttgcaacttcaaaaataatgctcaggagacatattcgTTTGTCTCAGATCTCTAAtgttgtcatttacatgtaatttctttgcttaccttaagttccatagcgattgagggcgagtaattggcaaaattaaacaaaatgatctggactgcggtgacacagcccctttaatgaTTAAATACTTCTTGTCGTGGAACATTTGTTCCAAGGATTTTAAGTGGCTGCAAGTAAAAGCATTTCTTCGCCTTCGTGCTTTGTTTGCTTCTCCTTCACTATCTTATCCCTCAACAAATTCATCTCTCGCTACACAACACAACAAGAAAATTACAACCGCTTTACATGGTCGTAGGGAGTCCCCATCACCAGACTTTTTGGTGTCGCAGATTCTGTACTAGGAGAAAGCTACATTTTAGCCAGAAGAGGATAGCTTGAAAGACAGCAAACCTGCCCTGAAAGCGTCTGCGACCAGTTTATTTGGCTCACTGTCCCGCTCAGGATCTGTTGTTTTATCTAGTCTTGGGAGCGACTGCCCCAATATCGCGTTTATTGTAAACGATGCCATGTATCTGTCATGATTTGGACAACAATCGAACGAGTTTACATTCAGtaacaaacaaaccaaacaaaaatcaaaaacgCTTATGGAGCGTTTGCTTGATCATTGTTGAGAATATGGGTTATTCCTTCTTCTCTTCAAATTTGATTTCCAGATTTttctgtaaattgtaaataacccCAGGCCTCGGGTGTGGACTGAACTGGGATAATTGAGGAGCCCTCCTGGGATAATTGAATTGGCGGAAGTCAAGATtgtgatgatgatttttttagGTCACGCGATCATGTTCCACAATACAATCCGAGTTAGCTATTCGCCATATTGATATAAAACACGCTACTTTCCCGCCGGGTAGATCATTAGTAATTGCGAGGTTTGTTCAAGTGACATTTGCTCTACGTCTCCTGCACTGATTCTTTGAGCGACTGTTCCAGGGCTTGGTTGTTCGGAAGACAGTCATTTTAACGTTAATTCATAATTTACAACAACTTAATTTCCTAAAAGTAGAAGGGAAGAAGGATGTGAAAATAGTGTCAACAGAGAATAACTTAATCCTCGTATAAagctgccccccccccccccccccacccacctaGCTagctgatacaaaaacaacaagtgcgtaaataccgtaccaAGCACTTTCCATTTGGTATTTTGTTTGTTATCAGATACATACTGAAACATTTATCATTTTGTCTgcctttttatttcaaatctttccaaaatgctaacatttgccgctacacaccgCGAAATGACAAAGAAGTCGAAGAATCAGCTTCAATTAGTAAAAACGATTGTTCAAagggtaaggatatgaggtactCCAGGAACTACAAGAAATCCTAATTTTTTGTTCtgaatgcacaattgaaaatgaatgaatttaattaaaatggccggtttgaatataagcttaagcttaaatagaAGACAAAATAGCTCCGATAAAAAGCACAACTTAATCTTATccctcgttctgtttttccccttCTGCTGTTGTTTTTCACTCTGGTCGGTTGCTATGGCTTCTCCCATACCTCTCAAAACTGAGAGTTTTAGGCCATACACAAAAGTAGAATGCATCGAAAGTGACGAAACTTGGCAGGGATGAAGGTTGATAAATTACctgttaattgttttttttttcatcccaTGTGACTACTATTTGGCCGTCATTATATAAATGATGTCCAAATTCGGCATCAGAAtaaaaattcaggaaagaaatggTCAAAACTTTACTAAATTAGTTTTCTCATAGAATTCTATGATTTCTGGTGAAAACCCCTTCTCAATCGGATAAACAGACGTAAAGTTACagctaattaaagaaattcaatcCAAATccaaatgaccatatatggtcagaATTAGGGGTATTTTAAGCGCGAGAAAAATG encodes:
- the LOC140938188 gene encoding LOW QUALITY PROTEIN: homeobox protein ceh-30-like (The sequence of the model RefSeq protein was modified relative to this genomic sequence to represent the inferred CDS: substituted 1 base at 1 genomic stop codon) — translated: MASFTINAILGQSLPRLDKTTDPERDSEPNKLVADAFRADSEGEANKARRRRNAFTCSHLKSLEQMFHDKKYLIIKGAVSPQSCDSTDTQIKTXFQDRRTKWKKQVAPDFRPAKDWRGDTQ